In Pseudomonas sp. FP1742, the DNA window CGGGTCGCCGCCGGGCAGCTCGATGCGGATCACCTCGGCACCCAGCTGCGCCAACAGGTGCCCGGCCAGCGGACCCTGGATCCGCCGGCATGACTCGATCACCGTCAGGCCGCTCAACGGCAGTGCCTGCCCATCCAGGTCGCGCATCGGTTTGCCGCCAGCGCTGATGGCGTCGAAGGCCCAGGGCCCCTGCTCCAACTGAGCGCGCAGATTGCTGTCGGTGCGGCGCTCGGCCAGGCTGCGCACCGGGCATAGCGCAACACCGCTCAAGTCACACAGGGCGCTGATCCGCGCCATGGATAAGCGCGCCAGCGCCTGACGGAACACCGCCGGCATCGGCGCCACAGCCTTGGCGTAACGCAGCAGAAACGCCTTCCAGCCCTGCCCGGCCTGCTCGCCGTCAATGCCCACTTCCGCCCAGAAGCGCCGCCAGGGTTCGGCATCCAGGGTTTCCAGTTCGAAGTACACGCCATCGGCCGAGACAAACGGCGGACGATTCTTCGCGCACGTGGCCCCCGGCAACAGACGTTCGGCTTCCGCCCCCGCAGTCGCCCCCGCCAGGTACTGAGCAATGCCCAGCACTCCGGCCGCGGCCATGGAAGTGGTCACGCCGTTGAAATCACCACCGCGCAACTGCCCAAGCGCGGCGGCGAATACGCCTTGCAGAGCCAGGCTGGCGCTCAGGGTCGAGACATAATCCACCCCCAACCCTTGGGCCTTGCCGCTGGCCCGGCCATGCACCGACATCAAGCCGCAGGCCGCCTGAGCTGTGTGCTCGGTGATACCCGCGCAGCTGCCGTCGGGCCAGCCATGAATCAGCCCATCGAGTGGTTTCAAATCGGGGTGGTGCAAGGTAAAACCCAAACCCTCGCGCACCGGGTCATCAGTCAGGGGCTGCGGGTTCAGGCCCAGCGCCGTCGCTTGGTAGCGCAGTGACGCGGCCAGAGGTGCGAGCCTGGCAGATGAAGAAGCAAAGGAGCCGCTGAGGCTACATCCATGTAGAAGACGTGACATAAAACCTACGCCAGAGTGGTTACATAACGCTGCGCGGACGGCCTCGGGTGAGGTACGTCACGCAGGCCCGGAGCGATCGGCCGGCAATCAGCCACCGGCAACCGCCGGCAGAATGGTGATGGCATCGCCGGCCTTGAGAGGGGTGGCCAGGTTGTCGGCAAAACGGATGTCGTCATCGTTGACGTAGATGTTCACGAAACGATGCACTTGACCGTCGCGAATCAATCGCTCTTTAACGCCGGGGTACTCCCGTTCCATGTGCTCGATCACTTCAAGAACCGTACTTCCCTGAACTTCGACGCGCTTCTGATCTTGAGTAAAAGAGCGCAACAAAGTTGGCACAATGACGGAAATCGACATGCAGAACTCCCTGAGCCGAATAAGGCTCTTTTTATTAGTTAATTAATCTTGTTTAACGCTGTACCGGCATTAAGTTTCAGCGCACGACATGAATACTTTCTTCGGTAACTTTACGATTAACGATTCGAAAGCTGCGCACCGCGACATCAATATCCGGAACGGTTGAAACAATCACGTAGTGCACCGAGGCATCACCGGCATACTGCACATCTTCAGCGCTGGGATAGGCCACGCTGGCGGTATGCGAGTGATAGATCACCCGGCACTCCTCGTCCCGCTCATCCAGTTCACGCCAGACCGCCAGTTGCTGTTTCGGCGCAAAGCTGAAGAAAGTCGGCGAGCGCGCCGCGTTGTCCATGGCGATCAGCCGCTCGGCGGTTCTGGTGCCGGCGGGTGCGGCGATGATGCCGCAGGTTTCCAGTGGATGATCCCGCCGCGCCTGTTCCAGCATGGCCTCCAGCAGGCCGGCACGAATACTCAACATCCTCGCCCGTCGCCCCCGTTCAATAACTCGGCAACGTCGGCTCGACGTCACGCACCCAGGCCAGTACGCCGCCCTCCAGGTTGCGCACATTGCTGAAGCCCAACTGTTGCAATTCCTGCAATACCGCCTTGGAGCGCGCCCCGGACTTGCAGTGCAGGACCAGGTTGGCGTGCTTGCCGAAGCGGGTTTCGATCAGCGCGGCAGTGTTCGGTCCCTTGGGTATGTGCTGTGCCCCCTGAATGCGCACGATGTCCCACTCGGTACGCTCGCGCACATCGATCACCAGCACATCCTGGCCCCGTTCGCGCAGGGCTTGCAGCTCCCGGGCGCTGATGGACGGAATGTCCGAAGGTTGCACGCCCTTGGGCGCGGTCAGCCCGCAGAACGTCTGATAATCACTCAGGGCGGTGATCGGCTGGCGCCCGGGTGAACGACGCAGCGGCATCTGCCGGTAGGACATTTCCAGAGCGTCGTAGACCATCAGGCGTCCCAGCAGGCTTTCGCCGATGCCGGTGATGAGCTTGACCGCCTCGGTGGCCATGATCGCGCCGATGGAGGCACAGAGAATGCCCAGCACACCGCCCTCCGAACAGGATGGCGCCAGCTCCGGGGGGGGCGGCTCCGGGTACAGGTCGCGGTAATTGAGGCCGACACCGCCGGGAGCGTTTTCCCAGAATACCGAGGCCTGCCCCTCGAAACGGAAGATCGAACCCCAGACATAAGGCTTGTTGGCCAGCACGCAAGCATCGTTGACCAGGTAGCGGGTAGCGAAGTTGTCGGTGCCATCGAGGATCAGGTCGTACTGGCTGAACAACTGCACCGCGGTTTCCGGTTCCAGGCGCTGGTCATAAAGATTGACCTGCACGTGGGGGTTCAGATCCTTGATCGCCGCGGCGGCGCTTTCAACCTTCAACTGGCCCACAGTGGCGACCCGGTGAATCACCTGGCGCTGCAAGTTGGACTCGTCCACCCGGTCGAAATCGATGATACCCAGAGTGCCGACGCCAGCCGCCGCCAGATATAACAAGGCCGGTGAACCCAGGCCGCCCGCACCGATGACCAGCACTTTACTGCTCTTCAAGCGACGCTGGCCTTCAAGGCCCACATCGGGAATTAACAAGTGTCGGCTATAGCGGGTTATTTCTTCATTACTCAGGTTTGCAAGAGGTTCTACAAGAGCGGGAAGTTTCATGGTTAACACCTGTTACTGAATGCAACAGATTCTCAGGCAGCAACTTCAATTAATCAATTCAACGGGTCTGGCTTTTCATATTCGGAAGCCACGTTTTTGTATGCATTTAAACAATCACCAGTGACTATGACGAATAGAAGAAAGCCCTCTTTCGAGGGCTTTCAGGGGTGCATCTTTAGTGTCAGGCGAGGAAGGTCGACATGTCCTTGCACACAGCGCTGAACGCCTCGACAAAATGCCGCGCTTCAGCGTCGCTGAGCACCAGCGGCGGCTGGATGCGCATCACCCGGTTGTTGTTGGCGGTGACGAACGTCAGCACCCCGTGTTCCCGCGACAGTTTGCTGACGAAGCGCAGCACGAACATTTCCTCGAAGTTTTTCTCCACCTCGCTGATGGCCTCCTCGATATGCCGCTTGGCCTTGCCCGACAGCATGCGATAAGTGCCCGCCGCGTTCCCCGGTATCCGGCTTGCGAACTCGCGCACGAATGCCTCGACCCCACCGTGGAAGCTGTACTCGAACTCGATGGCAATCATCAGCCCGACACCGCGCACCTCGCGGATGAACGGGTAGCCGCTGACCGCCTCGCGCAGGGCCTCCTTGAGCTGCCCGCCGACCCGCGCGGCATTGCCGGCCAGGTCTTCGTCGGCGATCACGTCCAGGGTCGCCAGGGCCGAGGCCGAGGCGAAATTGCCGCCGCCGAAGGTCGAGGTATGCAAGGCGAAGGTA includes these proteins:
- a CDS encoding CoA transferase, translating into MSRLLHGCSLSGSFASSSARLAPLAASLRYQATALGLNPQPLTDDPVREGLGFTLHHPDLKPLDGLIHGWPDGSCAGITEHTAQAACGLMSVHGRASGKAQGLGVDYVSTLSASLALQGVFAAALGQLRGGDFNGVTTSMAAAGVLGIAQYLAGATAGAEAERLLPGATCAKNRPPFVSADGVYFELETLDAEPWRRFWAEVGIDGEQAGQGWKAFLLRYAKAVAPMPAVFRQALARLSMARISALCDLSGVALCPVRSLAERRTDSNLRAQLEQGPWAFDAISAGGKPMRDLDGQALPLSGLTVIESCRRIQGPLAGHLLAQLGAEVIRIELPGGDPLRGMPPCVDGVSVRFDALNRHKQVRELDIKSAAGREELYERVRDADVFLHNWAPGKAAELALDRADLMRVNPGLVYAYAGGWGHDRPGEALPGTDFVVQAWSGVGEQIGQASATPGGSLFTVLDVLGGVVAAQGVSAALLHRALSGQGVRVDSSLLGAANLLCVQQLQETTAEDSLLKGVYPTLAGLLAIDCQTPAQLQQLEIILACDLHSDPEGRDGRLRSALASQSAAIWQQVLGDAEIPASVAVEDLSQLAQDRRLKTCLSVNTYTSVNAHWSFR
- a CDS encoding MoaD family protein, coding for MSISVIVPTLLRSFTQDQKRVEVQGSTVLEVIEHMEREYPGVKERLIRDGQVHRFVNIYVNDDDIRFADNLATPLKAGDAITILPAVAGG
- a CDS encoding Mov34/MPN/PAD-1 family protein; translated protein: MLSIRAGLLEAMLEQARRDHPLETCGIIAAPAGTRTAERLIAMDNAARSPTFFSFAPKQQLAVWRELDERDEECRVIYHSHTASVAYPSAEDVQYAGDASVHYVIVSTVPDIDVAVRSFRIVNRKVTEESIHVVR
- the moeB gene encoding molybdopterin-synthase adenylyltransferase MoeB translates to MKLPALVEPLANLSNEEITRYSRHLLIPDVGLEGQRRLKSSKVLVIGAGGLGSPALLYLAAAGVGTLGIIDFDRVDESNLQRQVIHRVATVGQLKVESAAAAIKDLNPHVQVNLYDQRLEPETAVQLFSQYDLILDGTDNFATRYLVNDACVLANKPYVWGSIFRFEGQASVFWENAPGGVGLNYRDLYPEPPPPELAPSCSEGGVLGILCASIGAIMATEAVKLITGIGESLLGRLMVYDALEMSYRQMPLRRSPGRQPITALSDYQTFCGLTAPKGVQPSDIPSISARELQALRERGQDVLVIDVRERTEWDIVRIQGAQHIPKGPNTAALIETRFGKHANLVLHCKSGARSKAVLQELQQLGFSNVRNLEGGVLAWVRDVEPTLPSY